The following proteins come from a genomic window of Brassica napus cultivar Da-Ae chromosome C7 unlocalized genomic scaffold, Da-Ae chrC07_Random_3, whole genome shotgun sequence:
- the LOC125594983 gene encoding cytochrome P450 71B19-like — protein MEKEKWKERRELAVRELFCLKKVHSFRHIREEECNFLVKKLSESAADGSPVDLSKALFWLTASILYLFRVAFGQNFHESKFIDKEKIKELVFEAETALGSFTCSDFFPVAGLGWLVDWLSGQHKRRNDVFFKLDDLFQRVIDDHLTLEDHKITKTSSTLCWI, from the exons ATGGAAAAG gaaA AGTGGAAGGAGCGGCGCGAGTTAGCCGTGCGTGAGCTGTTCTGCCTCAAAAAGGTTCACTCTTTTAGGCATATTCGAGAGGAAGAATGTAACTTTCTAGTCAAGAAACTGTCGGAATCCGCCGCGGATGGGTCTCCCGTTGACTTAAGCAAAGCCCTTTTCTGGCTAACCGCGAGTATCCTGTATCTGTTTCGAGTTGCCTTCGGACAAAACTTCCACGAGAGCAAGTTTATCGATAAAGAGAAGATCAAAGAGCTAGTGTTCGAAGCAGAGACTGCCCTAGGTAGTTTCACTTGCTCTGATTTCTTCCCAGTTGCTGGACTTGGATGGCTCGTTGACTGGCTTTCAGGACAACACAAGCGGCGCAATGATGTTTTCTTCAAGCTTGATGATCTGTTTCAACGTGTGATCGATGATCATTTGACTCTTGAAGATCATAAGATCACCAAGACATCATCGACtctatgttggatatga